The following coding sequences lie in one Leptospira inadai serovar Lyme str. 10 genomic window:
- a CDS encoding LBL_2463 family protein — MFVAEETEQETSPVGVSVYWKNESFECWKVTGFSQGPIIRRIKEFVRKANEDVGNEDSEWRAFDLDPWSIWFIMTRGEEILSVMRIVEKRPNNLIPLEIGVILGDLPKRYAVLDRNVADWNSVAFLRTPRGTYAAFVNFGCVADYCIKRNYSRVFGMYSPFRRGIERVYLAAGAVHSVDYPGPIYFPEFRCNGELVLFKTIEIPKNSLHEIAAFLTLNKAQACQLLHRIMSSH, encoded by the coding sequence ATGTTTGTAGCAGAAGAAACAGAGCAAGAAACCTCACCGGTAGGTGTGTCCGTTTATTGGAAGAATGAATCATTCGAATGCTGGAAAGTCACGGGCTTTTCGCAAGGTCCCATCATCCGTCGCATAAAGGAGTTTGTTAGAAAAGCGAACGAGGATGTGGGCAATGAGGATTCGGAATGGAGAGCCTTCGATTTGGATCCTTGGTCGATTTGGTTCATTATGACCAGGGGAGAAGAAATTTTATCTGTGATGCGGATCGTGGAAAAAAGGCCGAATAATTTAATTCCTTTAGAAATCGGGGTGATTTTAGGGGATTTACCTAAACGGTATGCCGTCCTAGACCGGAATGTAGCGGATTGGAATTCTGTCGCTTTCTTACGAACTCCGCGAGGGACATATGCGGCTTTCGTTAATTTCGGATGTGTCGCGGATTATTGTATTAAACGAAATTACTCTCGAGTCTTCGGGATGTACAGCCCGTTTCGTCGGGGAATAGAGCGTGTTTATTTGGCAGCCGGCGCCGTTCATAGCGTGGATTATCCGGGACCCATTTATTTTCCCGAATTCCGCTGCAATGGTGAATTAGTACTTTTTAAAACGATCGAGATTCCCAAAAATAGTTTGCATGAAATCGCTGCGTTTCTAACTTTAAATAAGGCGCAAGCATGTCAATTGTTGCATCGAATCATGTCGTCGCATTGA
- a CDS encoding response regulator transcription factor: MHEEKKVVNIGIVENDSSYREQIIKVLEALPQIGSLLHWESAEAFLQDKKGRGLDIILLDIMLPGMSGVELAAKLSEREPETNKIMLSNMNSDELIFKSLGYGAIGYILKSELKDIADIIDIVLRGGAIITPTIAFRVLNSFKRIESSSEVKLTKKEKQILDEMVKGKTINRVAEFLGVSKYTIQHHVKNIYRKMNVHNRAELVRRAGDIGLLRNDSGF; this comes from the coding sequence ATGCACGAAGAAAAGAAGGTCGTAAATATCGGGATTGTCGAAAACGATTCCAGCTATCGGGAACAGATTATAAAGGTGCTGGAAGCCTTGCCGCAGATCGGTTCTCTACTTCATTGGGAATCCGCGGAAGCTTTTCTGCAGGATAAAAAAGGAAGAGGTCTGGATATAATATTACTGGATATCATGCTTCCGGGAATGAGCGGAGTGGAATTGGCCGCGAAACTTTCGGAAAGAGAACCCGAAACCAACAAAATCATGTTAAGCAATATGAATTCGGACGAACTTATTTTTAAATCTCTAGGTTATGGAGCGATCGGATATATACTTAAATCGGAATTGAAGGACATTGCGGATATCATCGATATCGTTTTACGAGGCGGAGCTATTATCACGCCTACGATCGCGTTTCGCGTATTAAATAGCTTCAAGCGAATTGAAAGTTCGAGCGAAGTAAAACTTACTAAAAAGGAAAAACAAATCTTAGACGAGATGGTAAAGGGGAAAACGATTAACCGCGTAGCCGAATTCCTTGGAGTCAGTAAATATACGATTCAGCATCACGTTAAAAACATTTATAGAAAGATGAATGTCCATAATCGAGCCGAATTGGTAAGAAGGGCCGGTGATATAGGTCTACTCAGGAATGATTCGGGTTTTTAA
- a CDS encoding ArsR/SmtB family transcription factor yields the protein MRRDVFQAIADPTRREIIRLLSVKPLTLNGVTANFQISRPSISKHIKILRECGLIVIKQKGRERYCEAKLKKLKEVHDWAEFYRGFWDKKLLSLKNYLEGKE from the coding sequence ATGAGACGCGACGTATTCCAAGCGATTGCCGATCCGACACGGAGGGAGATCATTCGTTTGCTCTCCGTTAAACCCCTGACATTGAACGGAGTGACCGCTAACTTTCAAATAAGTAGACCTTCCATATCAAAGCATATTAAGATACTCCGGGAGTGCGGACTTATAGTAATCAAGCAAAAGGGTCGAGAACGGTATTGTGAAGCCAAGCTAAAAAAACTGAAAGAAGTCCATGACTGGGCGGAGTTTTACCGCGGATTTTGGGATAAAAAATTGCTTTCTTTAAAAAACTATTTGGAGGGTAAAGAATGA
- a CDS encoding cysteine rich repeat-containing protein → MYRSEKVSGKYPRNRIPESMILTFKMKWFYFLALIIPISFPIDAAPKKQSQLSRCQNEIETFCQDRNILNQIMECLKRDESQLSSACKQQLSSLVEEFKTKMESCKEDRAKFCRWVVPGGGRIIKCLKEHETAISISCKKTLEELYRPLN, encoded by the coding sequence ATGTATCGATCGGAAAAAGTTAGCGGAAAATATCCGCGAAATAGAATCCCGGAAAGCATGATCCTAACATTTAAAATGAAATGGTTCTATTTCTTAGCATTGATTATCCCTATATCGTTCCCGATCGACGCGGCCCCGAAAAAACAATCTCAATTAAGTCGTTGCCAGAACGAAATAGAGACTTTTTGCCAAGATCGGAACATCTTAAATCAAATCATGGAATGTTTAAAGAGGGACGAGTCACAATTATCTTCCGCCTGTAAACAGCAATTAAGCTCGCTAGTAGAAGAATTCAAAACTAAAATGGAATCCTGCAAAGAGGATCGAGCCAAATTCTGCCGATGGGTGGTTCCCGGAGGAGGTCGAATTATTAAATGTCTAAAAGAACACGAGACTGCAATCTCCATCTCATGCAAGAAGACTTTAGAAGAATTGTATAGACCGCTCAACTAA
- a CDS encoding LIC10906 family membrane protein, whose amino-acid sequence MSIVASNHVVALNLCAALFFVVLGALILVPKPRKAVQILFGIMTSFMGLWFSSFILREIVPYSWLNALLNLGLAASIPAPFLIYLISISYNAKVYRPNWKWLIPHLILVSFFLEESLRLNVLTLASGPGEQLRFTRTFVYSGILLHSLVLFLIAIFNFGRNAIHYRGKTRVSSVLLLLGLLPPIVSVAWYIWIKPTHYGIFTGGQAAIGSIFGIFIWTVAIVNCNAFKLRTFSMHEPDLPHFVRMTKPIYGFFYRLTDPMDYEVQDLARKRRLTMNLIAHDYRLGEAMDLPYRQRVDILVKIFGKHLK is encoded by the coding sequence ATGTCAATTGTTGCATCGAATCATGTCGTCGCATTGAATCTTTGTGCGGCTCTATTTTTTGTAGTCTTAGGAGCGTTGATACTCGTTCCTAAGCCGAGAAAAGCCGTGCAGATCCTATTCGGTATAATGACATCATTTATGGGACTTTGGTTTTCCTCTTTTATACTTCGGGAGATCGTTCCTTATTCTTGGTTGAATGCCTTATTGAATTTGGGTCTGGCGGCGAGTATACCGGCTCCATTTCTTATCTATTTAATTTCAATATCGTACAATGCAAAAGTCTACCGTCCGAATTGGAAATGGTTGATTCCTCACCTAATCCTTGTAAGTTTCTTTTTGGAAGAAAGCCTAAGATTAAATGTTTTGACTCTCGCTTCCGGTCCGGGGGAACAGCTAAGATTCACAAGAACATTCGTTTATTCCGGAATTCTTTTGCACTCTCTGGTGCTTTTTCTGATCGCAATTTTTAATTTCGGAAGGAATGCGATTCACTATAGGGGAAAAACGAGGGTGAGTTCGGTTTTATTATTGTTAGGACTTCTACCTCCCATCGTTTCCGTAGCATGGTATATTTGGATCAAGCCGACTCATTATGGGATTTTTACCGGAGGGCAGGCGGCGATAGGTTCCATTTTCGGTATTTTTATTTGGACGGTAGCAATCGTAAATTGTAATGCGTTTAAGCTTAGGACTTTCTCGATGCACGAGCCCGATCTTCCGCATTTCGTGCGGATGACTAAACCGATTTACGGATTCTTTTATCGTTTGACTGATCCTATGGATTACGAAGTTCAAGATTTAGCCAGGAAGAGACGCTTAACCATGAATCTAATCGCGCACGATTATCGACTAGGCGAGGCTATGGATTTGCCTTATAGGCAAAGGGTGGACATTCTGGTTAAGATATTCGGGAAACACTTGAAATAG
- a CDS encoding PAS domain S-box protein: MQECGEQTSGSKDCDPPGLEPSHPPNGEADSFDKAFIENELRFHAAIHHSPHGFAIVSPDGRWISVNPALCKIVGLSETEMLETDYRSITHPQDLEEDHKLVQELLRGKSDSYRREKRYRHKNGHYLWIQLDVSLVRKKNGVPNYFVAQIQEISERKHAEKALRESEARFRQLAETIDEVFWMKDAETDRLLYVSPAYERIWGRSIESLFQNPDSWLDSVHSDDLHLFFANIRKQNDRGGMNEKFRIIRADGSERWIRAHSFEVIGSDDKVDRIIGVARDVTKQHELEKQLAHSQRMESIGSLAGGVAHDFNNILTVIMGFSSLLEQNKSEPQKIMQSVQVIRNAAERGASLVKQLLTLARKSESFFQPISLNQVVQEALNIAMTTFPKSILIDTDFQSDPIRINGDYTQIHQVFINLILNAKDAMQKGGKLTIGMKEVDRSSFSSKDPRVSQKRFALLEISDTGIGMNEETKRRIFDPFFTTKALGKGTGLGLALVEGIVENHKGFITVESALGQGTKFSIYLPVETETGKLIRPPEQVEKAQSGNGEWILVVEDEKMILEPLTNYLSHFGYNLLSAKDGEEALSVFSANRDKIQVVLCDLNLPKASGIEVLRKLRSMDSSKILILASGYIDPQLRSEIEAIGLKHTIQKPYKFEEILRILREIRLSGD, from the coding sequence ATGCAAGAATGCGGAGAACAAACTTCAGGCAGTAAAGATTGCGATCCACCTGGTCTTGAGCCATCTCACCCGCCTAACGGAGAAGCTGACTCCTTCGACAAAGCGTTCATTGAAAACGAGCTCAGATTTCACGCGGCCATCCATCACTCCCCACACGGTTTTGCAATCGTTTCTCCCGATGGAAGATGGATTAGCGTAAATCCTGCATTATGCAAAATAGTAGGACTTTCGGAAACGGAAATGCTAGAAACCGATTACCGATCGATCACCCATCCTCAAGATTTAGAGGAAGATCATAAGCTAGTTCAGGAATTATTGAGAGGGAAATCAGACTCCTATCGTCGAGAAAAAAGATACCGTCATAAGAATGGTCATTATCTCTGGATCCAACTAGACGTGTCGTTAGTCCGCAAAAAAAACGGAGTACCGAACTACTTCGTAGCTCAAATACAAGAAATTTCCGAACGTAAACATGCGGAAAAGGCTCTCCGAGAAAGTGAAGCGAGATTTCGGCAATTGGCGGAAACAATTGACGAGGTCTTCTGGATGAAGGACGCCGAAACGGATCGTCTCTTATACGTGAGCCCGGCGTATGAAAGAATTTGGGGACGCTCGATCGAGAGCCTTTTTCAAAATCCGGATTCTTGGTTGGACTCCGTCCATTCGGACGATTTGCATCTGTTTTTTGCGAATATCAGGAAACAAAACGATCGAGGAGGAATGAACGAAAAATTCCGAATCATACGTGCGGACGGTTCCGAACGTTGGATACGGGCTCATTCTTTTGAAGTAATCGGATCCGACGATAAGGTGGATCGGATCATAGGCGTTGCCCGAGATGTGACGAAACAGCACGAACTTGAGAAGCAGTTGGCTCATTCACAGAGAATGGAATCGATAGGTTCACTCGCGGGAGGAGTCGCCCATGACTTCAACAATATACTTACGGTCATTATGGGATTCTCCTCCTTATTAGAGCAAAATAAATCGGAACCGCAAAAAATTATGCAATCGGTTCAGGTAATTCGAAATGCCGCCGAACGAGGAGCTTCGTTAGTAAAGCAACTACTGACTTTAGCTAGAAAATCCGAGTCGTTCTTTCAACCTATCTCATTAAACCAAGTAGTTCAAGAGGCGTTAAATATCGCAATGACCACCTTTCCGAAATCGATCCTAATCGATACGGATTTTCAATCTGATCCGATTCGAATCAACGGTGATTACACGCAAATCCATCAAGTTTTCATTAACTTAATTCTGAATGCAAAGGATGCCATGCAAAAGGGAGGAAAACTCACGATCGGCATGAAAGAAGTTGATCGATCTTCTTTTTCCTCCAAAGACCCGAGAGTATCGCAAAAGAGATTCGCCTTACTGGAAATCAGCGATACCGGAATCGGAATGAACGAGGAAACGAAACGGAGAATTTTCGACCCTTTTTTTACTACGAAAGCTTTAGGAAAAGGAACTGGACTCGGCCTAGCCTTAGTCGAAGGAATCGTCGAAAATCATAAAGGGTTTATAACCGTAGAAAGTGCGTTAGGCCAGGGAACTAAGTTCAGCATATACCTACCCGTCGAAACTGAAACGGGGAAATTGATCCGCCCGCCTGAACAAGTAGAGAAGGCTCAGTCCGGCAACGGAGAATGGATTCTTGTCGTCGAGGACGAGAAAATGATCCTGGAACCTTTGACAAACTATCTTTCGCACTTCGGATACAACCTGCTTTCCGCTAAGGATGGGGAAGAAGCGTTGTCGGTCTTTTCCGCCAATCGCGATAAGATACAAGTCGTTTTATGCGACTTAAATCTTCCCAAAGCAAGCGGCATAGAGGTTCTGAGAAAACTTAGATCGATGGACTCCTCCAAAATCCTAATCCTAGCTAGCGGATATATCGACCCGCAATTACGATCGGAAATCGAAGCTATCGGGTTAAAACACACGATTCAAAAACCGTATAAGTTCGAAGAAATTTTAAGAATATTAAGAGAGATTCGACTTTCCGGCGATTAA
- a CDS encoding SRPBCC family protein produces MNQEFVIKQITVKASVSRVWKAITNTEEMKKWYFDIPAFKPEVGFEFRFSAGSDENKYVHLCKITEVVEGSKITYSWRYEGYSGESYVTFELFPEGDSTRIRLTHSGLETFPRENPDLKRDNFVAGWTQIIETQLKEFLDVSIGKS; encoded by the coding sequence ATGAATCAAGAATTTGTAATTAAACAAATAACGGTAAAGGCATCGGTTTCCCGAGTATGGAAGGCGATAACGAATACAGAGGAAATGAAAAAATGGTATTTTGATATACCCGCTTTCAAGCCCGAAGTCGGATTCGAATTTCGATTCTCTGCCGGTTCGGATGAAAATAAATATGTCCACTTATGCAAAATCACCGAAGTCGTGGAAGGTTCTAAAATTACGTATAGCTGGCGGTACGAAGGATACTCGGGAGAATCATATGTAACTTTCGAGCTATTTCCCGAAGGCGACTCGACTCGAATTCGACTGACTCATTCCGGTCTGGAAACATTCCCGAGGGAAAATCCCGATTTAAAGCGGGATAATTTCGTAGCAGGATGGACTCAGATAATCGAAACACAATTAAAAGAATTCCTAGATGTATCGATCGGAAAAAGTTAG
- a CDS encoding DUF3089 domain-containing protein: MKLFPLIVILFVPSCLWLIRPPLTFQKTVPPDAPNYENIKSWAAIPGNDSQVFSGPVPPYKVYKLDSYGVDIFFIHPTTYFGRTWNASMDDENVNDRTDMESIRRQASVFNEIGRIFAPRYRQATIYSFLDATDGIKALDLAYLDVLKAFDTYMRVWNQGRPIIIASHSQGTMHAVRLLRERFSHKPLLKKLIVAYLIGGAVSLADTNGIPACEEKSQTRCFASWRSFSKNAKVPVLPNDSSGPFICVNPLSWDLKQDFRSANENFGGVPLSFDRVDPEICGAVCEAGVLRVTKPSRTGYRQYWSDNYHVADYALFYFNIRRNAVERILRFGMREKTDSK; encoded by the coding sequence ATGAAATTATTTCCGCTGATTGTGATCCTTTTTGTTCCGTCTTGCCTTTGGTTAATTCGCCCTCCTTTAACTTTTCAGAAAACCGTTCCTCCCGATGCTCCGAATTACGAGAACATAAAATCTTGGGCAGCGATTCCGGGAAATGATAGTCAGGTTTTTAGCGGTCCGGTACCTCCCTATAAAGTTTACAAATTAGATTCCTATGGGGTCGATATTTTCTTTATCCATCCGACTACCTACTTCGGTCGCACTTGGAACGCGTCGATGGACGACGAAAACGTAAATGATAGAACCGATATGGAATCGATTCGGAGGCAGGCGAGTGTCTTTAATGAGATCGGCCGAATTTTTGCGCCAAGATATAGACAAGCTACGATATATTCTTTCCTAGATGCGACGGACGGTATAAAGGCTCTCGATCTAGCTTACTTAGACGTCTTGAAAGCGTTCGATACTTATATGAGAGTATGGAATCAAGGGCGACCAATCATAATCGCTTCGCATAGCCAAGGAACAATGCATGCAGTCCGACTTTTAAGAGAGAGGTTTTCCCATAAACCGCTTTTGAAAAAACTGATCGTTGCCTATTTAATCGGGGGAGCGGTTTCTCTCGCTGACACGAACGGGATTCCCGCTTGCGAAGAAAAATCCCAAACAAGATGTTTTGCCTCTTGGAGATCTTTTTCAAAGAATGCTAAAGTACCGGTTCTTCCCAACGATTCGTCCGGCCCGTTTATTTGCGTGAATCCTTTAAGTTGGGATTTAAAGCAGGATTTTAGATCGGCGAACGAGAATTTTGGAGGAGTTCCTCTATCCTTTGATCGAGTGGATCCGGAAATCTGCGGGGCCGTTTGCGAGGCCGGTGTTCTAAGAGTTACGAAGCCGAGCCGGACAGGTTATAGGCAGTATTGGAGCGACAACTATCATGTCGCCGATTACGCGCTTTTCTACTTTAATATTCGGCGAAATGCAGTTGAACGGATACTGCGATTCGGAATGCGGGAAAAGACCGATTCAAAATAA
- a CDS encoding ATP-binding protein, whose protein sequence is MKLKSTPYDLQNILRTARFYFIIVQFCIFHTYCTQLSHSENTPKVKNGILDLRSGWDFNTRGPLGMDGIWEFYWREFYSESASSSGKRLQSGQSDGLQPRYEPVPDAWNNYESGKFPGFGFASYRMRILMDKPVHDISIKMLEAATAYRLFVNGKLLLSNGSVGRTKETAKPLYRPAVGNPFTLEKDNEILVEVSNFSHSKGGLWGRVFIGNHSELSTMRQRSIWFDLFMSGGLSVMGFYQLSLFAFLRRDRFNLYFGLLCLCAMVRMVLTGERFAFSLFPEFDFNLAYRVELLSAYLESVFFALFLRSMFPDEVKKPVTSTLVAGFLVLSGIALFTELETYSRTLPLFSLFLVSGGLYLLFTLSKAVKKDRPGAWIGLALFIGLFTIIVNDLLYANMIINTTYFVSYGISFFFIAQAFMVSRRFSYAYNLSEKLADDLLESNRRLVSLDKLKDEFLANTSHELRTPLQGIIGIADSVKRGAAGPLSRFLDRQMTMIIASGERLSALVNDILDFSKLKHKDLVLKRIPVDLRQSVEFTLGLNRVNVDESRLRLVNAVSTDFPHLNADENRLQQILQNLIGNAIKFTESGDITISARLIDSQFAEVSVRDTGMGVKKEDQEKIFDFFEQADGGDARNVGGAGLGLAISKALISLHGGEIGVESEDGKGARFYFTMPISDPSSEKSDSKPIMEQYIKSDVSSLELNFIPDSYFLKAKGDFSHESVRILAVDDEPINLEVISNYLALCKMDCLAVRSGPEALDILENDNSFNIIILDVMMPRFSGLETAKEIRKNHSALELPILMLTAKNQDKDLVNALNAGANDYLLKPFNFEQLIRRVNNLIELASGHENLMRQEKEKRIAINTVRQKINIDLHDHLGGKLIDLKFLSEELLNSEVPDPALIRKINGNVNQSIQMLRDQMLKIEDLGLVSENFFSGINLILLRRYSNAGRDLDFQCDEDLIKNSMIKANENNVMELYGIVNEIANNDLKYGVGTSKWNFWSKNREIMMDMRSASLYHLKEHGTGRGTENLIQRSAKLDGRIEMTLSDTGYRITLQIPFGKISES, encoded by the coding sequence ATGAAATTGAAATCAACGCCGTACGACTTGCAAAATATCCTACGAACTGCACGTTTCTATTTTATAATCGTTCAATTTTGTATTTTCCATACTTATTGCACGCAATTATCGCACTCGGAAAATACCCCGAAAGTTAAGAACGGTATTCTTGATTTGAGATCCGGCTGGGACTTCAATACTCGGGGGCCGCTCGGAATGGACGGGATTTGGGAATTCTATTGGCGGGAATTTTATTCGGAATCGGCGTCCTCTTCCGGCAAACGACTTCAATCGGGACAATCCGACGGACTGCAACCTCGGTATGAACCTGTTCCCGACGCATGGAATAATTATGAATCCGGAAAGTTTCCGGGATTCGGATTCGCATCCTACCGGATGAGAATCTTGATGGACAAGCCGGTCCATGACATTTCGATTAAAATGTTGGAAGCGGCCACGGCATACAGGTTGTTCGTAAACGGAAAACTTTTATTATCCAACGGAAGTGTCGGTAGGACAAAAGAGACCGCCAAGCCGCTCTACAGGCCCGCGGTGGGTAATCCGTTTACATTAGAAAAAGATAATGAAATTTTAGTGGAAGTTTCCAATTTCTCGCATTCGAAAGGAGGACTTTGGGGACGTGTCTTCATCGGAAATCATTCCGAATTATCGACTATGAGGCAAAGAAGTATTTGGTTCGATTTATTCATGAGCGGGGGCCTTTCCGTCATGGGATTTTATCAGCTGAGCCTTTTTGCATTTCTCAGGAGAGACCGTTTCAATTTGTATTTCGGACTCCTGTGTCTTTGCGCCATGGTTCGAATGGTTTTGACAGGGGAGCGATTCGCATTTTCCCTCTTTCCGGAATTTGATTTTAATCTTGCCTACCGTGTGGAACTACTTTCGGCTTACTTGGAGAGTGTTTTTTTCGCTCTTTTTCTTCGTTCGATGTTTCCGGACGAAGTTAAGAAACCCGTCACGAGCACCTTGGTTGCCGGCTTTTTAGTATTAAGCGGCATCGCTCTATTTACGGAATTAGAGACTTACTCCAGAACGCTTCCTTTATTCAGCTTATTTTTAGTATCGGGAGGATTGTATCTCCTTTTTACGCTGAGCAAGGCCGTTAAGAAGGATCGGCCGGGCGCTTGGATCGGGCTCGCACTCTTTATAGGTCTATTCACGATTATCGTCAACGATCTTCTTTATGCTAATATGATAATAAATACGACCTATTTCGTTTCTTACGGCATTTCCTTTTTCTTTATTGCTCAGGCATTTATGGTGTCGCGTCGGTTTTCCTACGCATACAATTTGTCCGAGAAGCTTGCCGACGACTTGCTTGAATCGAACCGGAGATTGGTTTCGTTAGATAAGTTGAAAGACGAATTTTTAGCGAACACCTCGCATGAATTGCGTACTCCATTGCAGGGAATCATCGGGATAGCGGATTCCGTAAAAAGGGGAGCCGCAGGACCTTTATCCCGTTTTCTGGACAGGCAGATGACTATGATTATCGCTAGCGGAGAAAGGTTATCGGCATTAGTGAACGATATATTAGATTTTTCAAAATTAAAGCATAAGGATCTAGTGCTAAAAAGAATTCCGGTGGACCTTCGTCAATCCGTGGAATTTACATTGGGCCTTAATCGAGTAAACGTGGATGAGTCGAGACTTAGGCTGGTTAATGCGGTTTCAACCGATTTTCCCCATCTCAACGCGGATGAGAATCGATTACAGCAAATTCTTCAAAATTTAATAGGTAACGCGATTAAGTTTACGGAGAGCGGAGATATTACGATCAGTGCTCGATTGATCGACTCGCAATTCGCGGAAGTCAGCGTGCGGGATACCGGCATGGGCGTAAAAAAGGAGGATCAAGAAAAGATATTCGATTTTTTTGAACAAGCAGACGGAGGGGACGCGCGAAATGTGGGCGGGGCCGGGCTGGGATTAGCTATTAGTAAAGCGTTGATAAGTCTGCATGGCGGGGAAATAGGGGTCGAGTCCGAAGATGGAAAGGGCGCGCGGTTTTACTTTACGATGCCTATCAGTGATCCTTCTTCGGAAAAATCCGATTCGAAACCGATCATGGAACAGTATATTAAAAGCGATGTCAGTTCGTTGGAATTGAATTTCATTCCGGACTCCTATTTTTTAAAGGCTAAAGGCGATTTTTCGCATGAATCGGTCAGAATTCTCGCAGTCGATGACGAACCCATAAACTTGGAAGTTATCAGCAACTATCTTGCCTTATGTAAAATGGATTGTCTGGCCGTACGAAGCGGGCCGGAAGCTCTTGATATTTTGGAAAATGATAATTCGTTTAACATAATTATTCTTGATGTTATGATGCCTAGGTTTTCAGGATTAGAAACCGCCAAAGAGATTAGAAAGAATCATTCGGCTCTCGAACTGCCCATCTTGATGCTTACGGCCAAGAATCAAGATAAGGATTTGGTGAATGCCTTAAACGCGGGAGCTAACGATTATTTGCTTAAACCTTTTAACTTCGAACAGCTCATTCGAAGGGTAAATAACCTTATCGAACTCGCGAGCGGACATGAGAATTTAATGCGCCAAGAGAAAGAAAAGAGAATCGCGATTAATACGGTAAGACAAAAAATTAATATCGATCTTCACGACCACCTAGGCGGGAAGCTGATCGATTTAAAGTTTCTTTCGGAGGAATTGTTGAATTCGGAAGTTCCCGATCCCGCTTTGATCCGAAAAATCAACGGTAACGTAAATCAATCCATTCAGATGCTTCGGGATCAGATGCTTAAAATAGAGGATTTAGGGTTGGTATCGGAAAATTTCTTTTCCGGAATAAATCTGATATTATTGAGAAGATATTCCAATGCCGGGAGAGATCTCGACTTTCAGTGCGACGAAGACTTGATCAAAAATTCCATGATAAAAGCGAATGAAAATAACGTAATGGAACTTTACGGAATCGTTAACGAGATTGCGAATAACGATCTGAAATACGGAGTCGGGACTTCTAAATGGAATTTCTGGTCTAAAAACCGGGAAATCATGATGGATATGAGATCGGCATCGTTGTATCATTTAAAGGAGCATGGAACCGGACGCGGAACCGAGAATTTAATTCAAAGATCCGCTAAGTTGGATGGCCGAATAGAAATGACTCTGTCGGATACCGGTTACCGAATCACTTTGCAAATACCCTTCGGAAAAATTTCCGAATCTTGA